CTGAGGGCCTCACGCTGAATCTTATCCTTATCGCCCGTCTGAAGGGTTGTCTGTATATCTCTACCGGACACCAGAAGGTGATCCTACCGCCGAACTCCCTGCCCAATCTCTCTATCCCATAGAGGGCGGGCTGACCGAACTGGAGCACATCCATCCCCAGCTCTATAAGATCCTCGATGATCTCATAGATATAGCCGCAGGAGTGCATCCAGACCGTCAACCCTCTCTCGTGTGCGAAGGAGACGAGTTTAACGAAGTCGGGCTTGAAGAGCTCCCTCCATATCGGAGGGCTGACGAGAAGCCTGTCCTGTGTTCCCCAGTCCTCGGCGAATGATACGCCATCGGCGCCGATATCGGCGCCGCTATCTCAGCCCGCCCGTCCCCGTCTACATCTCCTACGCTGAAGGACAGAACCAAAGACCCCGTCTTGAACTTCCAAAGTAGCTCCCCGCTGTGGGAGACGCAGTAGACGTATCCGTTATCACACCCCACCACAACGAACTCAGGGGTTGCGACCACGCCGTTAAGGTCGGTATCCCCACCATCAGGCGAAGTGAAGCTCCAAAGTAGACGCCCTCCCCTTGAGAAACAATACAGCCTGTCACACTAGTCTGCTTCATCCCACCAATCCCCATCGCTTGCGTGGTATATCCTATCCCCGAAGATGAGGGGATGGCAGGTGAAGGCAGAGTTGTATTCCCCACATAACCCTTCCATAGGGCGGTATATTTTCAGCGGGTTAAGAACAAAAAAGGCGATGCGTTTGAAACGCATCGCCTCTTTATTTATCCCTAGCCCTTTTATTATTGCTCCTTGGCCTTTGTGGTGAACTTGATCGTCACATCCTCGCCCTTGTTGCCGGCGGCGTCATAGTAGCTCTTGATCATGAAGGTATAAGTCGACTCATAGCCGAGCTCAGCACCTTTAGCCGGCGTCAGGGTAGCCTGGGTCTTATCGTCGTTCCACTCTGCCGCCCAGGCAAGGGCCGTTCCGGTCTCATCAGCCAGGGTGAAGGGGTCCTTGCTCTTCTTCGTGTCGATCGGCTCACTGAACTTGACGACGATTCCCTTCTCGTTTAACTCGCCGGGATCGACGTTGGTTGCGCCATCCTTGACGTTAACCTCAGCCACCTTGGGCGGCGTGGTATCCGGTGCTTTAATGGTCAGCGTTATCGAGTCGGAGCCGGTGTTGCCGTTCTCATCGGTCCATTCGATTGAGATGGTCTGTTGCCCTTCCGAGAGACCCTGACCTTTCCATTTGGCCACAGTGCCGGAAACCTCAGCGGGAGTTCCATTGACCTTGACCTCAGTGACGGCTTTGTCGAAGGTGATCGTCAGCTCGCCATTGGCGAACATCTCACCACCGTCAGCGGGATTGGTGCTGACGATCTTAGCTGCCTCTTCCTCTTCACCACCGCAACCCATCATTGCGGTGACCAGGCCGATCGTAAAAATGGCAGCGATGCTTAGGAACAATGCACCCTTAAGTTTTCTCATCTTCCCACTCCTTCCATCTTGAGGATTTGGTTTTTTATCAAGGGGTTTACCCCCCTTTTAGTTAAGCTTCAAGGCCGACCTCCAGGGTCCACCCTGAACGCCTTCTTCGGCGAAATAACCCTTCCTCGCTATCCCAAATATCACCCCCTTATCAAGATATAGCTTAAATTTCTACCCCTGAAACGGTTTTAGGACCCTGATGCTATTTAGTTTACATCAAAAGTCCCAGAAAATCAAGGGTGAAGCCGATCATTTATCGAAATCATCCTCCGTGCTATCCTCTCGATCGAAGGGATATCGGTATAATCGAACAGGTAAACCCCATCCTCACGTCTGATAAAACCTCTTGCTCCCAGACCGTCTGTGCCTACAAAAGCGGATCTGGATTGAGAAATCGCGTATCGAACGGCTCTAAGGGCCCCTTTCTCCGGCTCCAGCGCCACCAATATGGTTGAGAGTCCGCTTATCAATCTATTTCTCAGGACCAAATTGCGTGGTGTAGGTTCCGCACGTCGATGTTCGCTTATCAGCGCTCCTCTTCCTAAAATCACCTGAGCCAAACCCCTATTTCGTTCGGGATAAATCCTTTCCAGATCACATCCCAACACGGCTACCGTTCCTCCTCCCGCGTCCAGCGCACCTCTATGAGCTTCGGCATCTATCCCTAAAGCCAGACCGCTGACAATGGCGAATCCCATTTTCACAAAAGCTCGAGCGAACTGACGGGCGATGTTGAGCCCATGTGGAGTTGGATTTCTTGTGCCAACGATAGCGACAAACTCACCTTTCAATTCAGCCCGACCACGCTTGAATATAACAGGAGGCGCATTTCTGACTCCCCTCAACCTGGAAGGATACTTTAACGAGCTTATGGGGATAACCTCTATCCCCAGCTTCGAGAGTCTCTCTGCTTCTCCCTCGAACCTATCGACATCAACCGAAATCTCACCTCGTCTAAGCACATTCACCGTTTCAACGACATCACCGATCTCCAGAAGCAAATTGCACAGTCGATTCGATCTTATCACACCGGCTTCAACCAGATTCAGCAGTGCTAAAGAACACCTTACCTCTTCCATTCAGACAAACTCAGTATATCACAATCTAAAAAGAATTTCAACACTTTTTTAACCTTCCTCCCTTATCGCTGTCTTCAGGACCTCATCCATATGCTCGACGAAGATAAAGTTCAGCTCCTTTCTGACGTGTTCCGGCACCTCCTCCAGGTCCTTCTCGTTATCCTTGGGCAGGATCACGGTTTTCAACCCAGCCCTGTGGGCCGAAAGCACTTTCTCCTTGACGCCGCCTATCGGCAGAACCCTACCTCGCAGGGTTATCTCACCCGTCATCCCGACATCCTTACGCACGGGTTTACCCGTCAGATCGGAGTATATCGCCGTGGCGATCGCTATCCCGGCCGATGGTCCATCCTTCGGGATAGCGCCCGACGGGACGTGAACGTGGATATCCCTCTTCTCATAGAACTTGTTTTCAGGATCGGTCTTAGCCAGATATGATCTTACGTACGTCAGGGCCGCCTGCGCCGACTCCTGCATCACCTCGCCCAACTGCCCCGTCAAGGTTAGTTCGCCTTTGCCTGGAACGGATTTCGCCTCGATAAAAAGGATATCCCCGCCGGCCTCAGTCCAGGCAAGTCCCGTAACGACTCCCACCTCGTCCTTTTCCCCCGCCAGCTCATACTTGAACTTTTCAGGCCCTAGAAATTGACGCAGATCATCCGGTTTGACCCTCACCTTTCCCTCTTTCCCCTCAGCCTTGCGTCTAGCCACCTTACGACATACGGTGCCTATCTCCCTCTCCAGATTTCTGACCCCAGCTTCCCTGGTGTAGTTCCTTATTATCCTCCTTATGGCTTCCTCCTCAAAACTTATGTCCTCTTCGCTCAAACCGTGCTCCTTCATCTGTTTAGGGATCAGATACTGCTTGGCTATCTCGACCTTCTCGTGCTCGGTATAACCGGGGATTTCGATGACCTCCATCCTATCCAGGAGGGCTGGCGGTATGGTGAAGATCGTATTGGCGGTGGTGATGAACATCACCTTAGAAAGATCGAAGGGCACATCCAGATAATGATCGACGAAGGCGAAATTCTGTTCCGGATCGAGTACCTCAAGCAGGGCGGCCGAGGGATCGCCCCTGAAATCGGCGCCGAGCTTATCTATCTCGTCGAGCATGAAGACGGGATTGTTCGACCCCGCCCGCCTTATCCCCTGTATGATCCTCCCCGGCAGCGCTCCTATGTACGTCCTGCGATGTCCGCGGATCTCCGCCTCATCCCTGACACCTCCCAAGGATATCCTCACGAACTTTCTCCCCAATGCCCTGGCTATAGACTGTCCGAGGGATGTCTTTCCGACGCCTGGGGGACCGGCGAAACATAGGATCGGCCCCCGCATGTCGGCCTTCAGCTTACGCACGGCGAGATAATCCAGTATCCTGTCCTTGACCTTCTGAAGGTTGTAGTGATCCTCATTCAGTATCTTCTCCGCCCTTAGGATATCGAGGTTATCCTCTGTGGAAACCTTCCAGGGGAGGTTTACCAGCCAATCGAGATAGGTTCGAGCGACCGTATATTCGGCGGAATCGGGGTTCATCCGTTCCATCCGATTTAGTTCCCTTTCAGCCTCCCTTTTCGCTTCAGGGGGCATCCCGGACTCCTCGACCTTCTTCCGCAGTTCCTCGATCTCCATCATGTGATCGTCCGACTCACCGAGTTCCCTCTTGATCGCCTTCAACTGCTCTCTCAGATAATACTCCCTCTGAAGTTTATTCATCTGCTCCTTGGCCTGAGACTGAATCTTCGCGCCGAGCTCCAGTATCTCCTGCTCACGGGCCAGAAAAACTGACACTTTTTTCAATCTCTCCGTGACGTTCAGCTCCTCTAAGATACCTTGTCTCTCCTCGGGAGAGAGATTGAGCTGAGTGGCTATGAAATCGGCCAGATGCCCCGGTTCGGGGATGTTCATGGCTATGACGGCGATCTCCTGGGGGATGTTAGGAGCCGTGGAGACGAATTTCTGAAAGTTGGCCACCACGGTCTTATGCAACGCCTCAAGCTCGACGTTCTTCTCGACCACATCCTTCAGCACCTCGATTTTGGCCTTCGGATAGGGTTCAATCTGAGTCATCTCCACCAGTTTGATCCTGGATAGCCCCTGAACCCCCATCTGTATCTTGCCGTCGGGTAGTTTGAGCATCCGGGCGATCAGGCAGGCCGTTCCGACGTGATAGATCTTATCCGGATCGAACTCCTCCGATGGTTCCTTTATGGCGAACATGGCTATCATTCGTCTATCGACCACGACGTCATCGATCATCCTGACCCACTTCGGGTTGCCCACCATGATTGGAACGCCGGTGAAGGGATAAGGAACCACCTCGCTTGGCAGGATCGGCAGCTCCTCCGGTATAGAGGGCATCTTCACCCCAATCGGCCCGCTTTTCCCTCTCGGATCTCCCTCAGCGGCCTCCTTATTTTCGCCCATCAGATCAAATTCCATCACGAGCTCACCTCCTCTTCCTCCTCGTGCGACACGTAAACCCGTTTCAACATCGGCTTTTCGGCTTTAGGGAGCCTTACCATAAGAAACCCATCCCTGTAAACGGCCTTCGCCCCATCGGGATCAACCGGCACCGGTATGTCCACAACCCGTTCGAACTCCCCAAAAGGGATCTCTATCTGATGGCACGCCTGACAATCACTCTTGAATACCTCCCTCCTTCGTCCCCTGATGAGGAGGGTATTTCTGTCAAAGATAAGCTGCATGTCCTCTCGCCTTACCCCCGGCAGTTCCACGAGAACCCTTATCTCATCGGTGCTCTCGTATATATCCACGAGCGGCCTCCAACTGGAGGAGACGTAAACGGACATCATCCGCCTGGAACCGGTGAAATACTCAACCATCCTCTCGAACTGCCTCTGGAACTCATCAAATTCGAAGAAAGGATCTCTCATAATCGACCACCTTACAACATAGATGTCTCAGACAATAGAATGATACCAAACACTGGAACGATTTGCAAATCCTCACTGGAGATTCTCAAAGCTGACTCATTTTTGGCTTTGAGCCGAT
The genomic region above belongs to Candidatus Poribacteria bacterium and contains:
- a CDS encoding PQQ-binding-like beta-propeller repeat protein encodes the protein MGCDNGYVYCVSHSGELLWKFKTGSLVLSFSVGDVDGDGRAEIAAPISAPMAYHSPRTGEHRTGFSSALRYGGSSSSPTSLNSSPSHTREG
- a CDS encoding Ig-like domain-containing protein, encoding MRKLKGALFLSIAAIFTIGLVTAMMGCGGEEEEAAKIVSTNPADGGEMFANGELTITFDKAVTEVKVNGTPAEVSGTVAKWKGQGLSEGQQTISIEWTDENGNTGSDSITLTIKAPDTTPPKVAEVNVKDGATNVDPGELNEKGIVVKFSEPIDTKKSKDPFTLADETGTALAWAAEWNDDKTQATLTPAKGAELGYESTYTFMIKSYYDAAGNKGEDVTIKFTTKAKEQ
- a CDS encoding DNA-protecting protein DprA, with translation MEEVRCSLALLNLVEAGVIRSNRLCNLLLEIGDVVETVNVLRRGEISVDVDRFEGEAERLSKLGIEVIPISSLKYPSRLRGVRNAPPVIFKRGRAELKGEFVAIVGTRNPTPHGLNIARQFARAFVKMGFAIVSGLALGIDAEAHRGALDAGGGTVAVLGCDLERIYPERNRGLAQVILGRGALISEHRRAEPTPRNLVLRNRLISGLSTILVALEPEKGALRAVRYAISQSRSAFVGTDGLGARGFIRREDGVYLFDYTDIPSIERIARRMISINDRLHP
- the lon gene encoding endopeptidase La, whose protein sequence is MPSIPEELPILPSEVVPYPFTGVPIMVGNPKWVRMIDDVVVDRRMIAMFAIKEPSEEFDPDKIYHVGTACLIARMLKLPDGKIQMGVQGLSRIKLVEMTQIEPYPKAKIEVLKDVVEKNVELEALHKTVVANFQKFVSTAPNIPQEIAVIAMNIPEPGHLADFIATQLNLSPEERQGILEELNVTERLKKVSVFLAREQEILELGAKIQSQAKEQMNKLQREYYLREQLKAIKRELGESDDHMMEIEELRKKVEESGMPPEAKREAERELNRMERMNPDSAEYTVARTYLDWLVNLPWKVSTEDNLDILRAEKILNEDHYNLQKVKDRILDYLAVRKLKADMRGPILCFAGPPGVGKTSLGQSIARALGRKFVRISLGGVRDEAEIRGHRRTYIGALPGRIIQGIRRAGSNNPVFMLDEIDKLGADFRGDPSAALLEVLDPEQNFAFVDHYLDVPFDLSKVMFITTANTIFTIPPALLDRMEVIEIPGYTEHEKVEIAKQYLIPKQMKEHGLSEEDISFEEEAIRRIIRNYTREAGVRNLEREIGTVCRKVARRKAEGKEGKVRVKPDDLRQFLGPEKFKYELAGEKDEVGVVTGLAWTEAGGDILFIEAKSVPGKGELTLTGQLGEVMQESAQAALTYVRSYLAKTDPENKFYEKRDIHVHVPSGAIPKDGPSAGIAIATAIYSDLTGKPVRKDVGMTGEITLRGRVLPIGGVKEKVLSAHRAGLKTVILPKDNEKDLEEVPEHVRKELNFIFVEHMDEVLKTAIREEG
- a CDS encoding Hsp20/alpha crystallin family protein produces the protein MRDPFFEFDEFQRQFERMVEYFTGSRRMMSVYVSSSWRPLVDIYESTDEIRVLVELPGVRREDMQLIFDRNTLLIRGRRREVFKSDCQACHQIEIPFGEFERVVDIPVPVDPDGAKAVYRDGFLMVRLPKAEKPMLKRVYVSHEEEEEVSS